One Canis aureus isolate CA01 chromosome 35, VMU_Caureus_v.1.0, whole genome shotgun sequence genomic region harbors:
- the CMSS1 gene encoding protein CMSS1 isoform X8 has translation MMQQETAPVPAQSKKTKQPKECFLIKPKETKEDATKTRRRRKKKITDVLAKSEPKPGTPEDLQNLMKDYFSSSRSVIELEELNLPDSCFLKANDLTHSLSSYLREICPKWVKLRKNHNEKKSVLMLIICSSAVRALELIRSMTAFRGDSKVMKLFAKHIKVQEQVKLLEKRVVHLGVGTPGRIKELIKQGGLNLNPLKFLVFDWNWRDQKLRRMMDIPEIRKEVFELLEMGVLSLCKSESLKLGLF, from the exons CCTAAAGAATGTTTCTTGataaaaccaaaggaaacaaaagaagatgCTACCAAgacaaggaggagaagaaag aagaaaattacTGATGTTCTTGCAAAATCAGAGCCAAAACCGGGGACCCCTGAAGACCTGCAGAACTTGATGAAGGACTATTTCAGCAGCAGCCGCTCAGTGATTGAATTAGAAGAACTAAACCTACCAG ACTCCTGTTTTCTCAAGGCCAATGATTTGACTCATAGTCTTTCATCATACCTAAGAGAAA TCTGCCCTAAGTGGGTAAAACTTCGGAAAAACCATAATGAGAAGAAATCGGTTCTGATGCTGATCATCTGCAGCTCTGCTGTCCGGGCCTTGGAGCTCATTAG gtcgATGACAGCATTCAGAGGAGACAGCAAAGTtatgaaattatttgcaaaacacataaag GTCCAGGAGCAGGTAAAGCTGCTGGAGAAGCGTGTTGTACACCTGGGTGTCGGAACACCAGGGAGGATTAAAGAACTCATTAAACAAG GTGGCCTTAATTTGAACCCCTTAAAGTTCCTGGTTTTTGACTGGAACTGGAGAGATCAGAAGTTGAGGAGGATGATGGACATTCCCGAG aTAAGAAAGGAGGTTTTTGAACTTCTGGAAATGGGAGTCCTCAGTCTGTGCAAATCAGAATCTTTGAAGCTGGGCCTTTTCTAA